In the genome of Hymenobacter taeanensis, one region contains:
- a CDS encoding phosphatidate cytidylyltransferase produces the protein MPTSPAPTPPPAAEPTTGKPPMSNLAQRILFGAIGAVLLLGSVWYSAWTFALFFGLVQMRMLWEFYRMMRHAGYKPAALLGGALSLILFTAIYFLQSVGYHAGVAGSMSVLETSDALTWLNTVEPAKDCLYTVAFLLPTILILREMYSWPRENHSIPPFANVGVALLGILYVSLPMSLLSVVAFSNRESYDYRRIFALLLLVWSSDIGAYAAGKTMGKHKLAPKISPGKTWEGAVGGFLLTLVMGWALGYLLPELSLTYRLVVAGVVAVFGPLGDLAESMLKRSVDVKDSGRIMPGHGGLLDRFDAFLFILPVLALLQLVFS, from the coding sequence TTGCCCACCTCTCCCGCACCCACCCCGCCGCCGGCCGCTGAGCCCACTACCGGCAAGCCGCCCATGTCTAACCTGGCGCAGCGGATACTCTTTGGGGCCATTGGGGCCGTACTGCTGCTGGGCAGCGTGTGGTACAGTGCCTGGACGTTTGCTCTGTTCTTCGGGCTGGTGCAGATGCGGATGCTGTGGGAGTTCTACCGCATGATGCGCCACGCCGGGTACAAGCCCGCGGCGTTGCTGGGAGGCGCATTGAGTCTGATATTATTTACGGCCATATACTTTTTGCAAAGTGTTGGCTACCATGCCGGAGTAGCAGGCAGTATGAGCGTGCTTGAGACAAGTGATGCTCTTACCTGGCTTAACACAGTGGAGCCAGCTAAAGACTGCTTGTACACAGTGGCTTTCTTGCTGCCTACTATTTTGATCCTGAGAGAAATGTATTCTTGGCCTCGGGAAAACCACAGCATACCTCCGTTTGCAAATGTAGGCGTTGCCTTGCTGGGCATCCTGTACGTGAGTCTGCCGATGAGCTTATTGAGCGTAGTAGCGTTTAGCAACCGGGAAAGCTACGACTACCGCCGCATCTTCGCGCTGCTACTGCTGGTGTGGTCCTCTGATATTGGCGCCTACGCAGCGGGCAAGACGATGGGCAAGCATAAGCTGGCCCCGAAAATCTCGCCCGGAAAAACCTGGGAAGGTGCCGTGGGCGGCTTTCTGCTCACGCTGGTTATGGGCTGGGCGCTGGGCTACTTGCTGCCCGAACTCTCCCTGACCTACCGCCTCGTGGTGGCGGGTGTGGTAGCAGTATTCGGTCCGCTCGGTGACCTGGCCGAGTCAATGCTGAAGCGGAGCGTAGACGTGAAAGACTCCGGCCGAATCATGCCCGGCCACGGTGGCCTGCTCGACCGGTTCGATGCTTTCTTGTTTATTCTGCCGGTGCTGGCGCTCCTGCAGTTAGTGTTCAGCTAG